The following are encoded together in the Triticum dicoccoides isolate Atlit2015 ecotype Zavitan chromosome 6B, WEW_v2.0, whole genome shotgun sequence genome:
- the LOC119324033 gene encoding uncharacterized protein LOC119324033: MAGGAADGRQIRVGPAVLEHQPESPPRPLPRPHGAREVSSPPIPEELLLDIFRRIPDPADLVLTSAACVTFHRLIADRSFLRQYRKIHAPPLLGFLQYGDNVFHPAVPHHPSAPAARAVALAGDFSFSFVPAPDPAHRWVVRDSRDGRVLLEASPREGYSARGVVFTELAVCDPLHRQYLLLPPIPGDLAATVEDPLMRIRPHFSETFLAPQGDGNEVSTAEETSFRVIWMVQCEAKVIGFVFSSSTRQWRAIPSQSWANLLAGFVSSTGMALFYGHQCTCDYFYWLPNCQYDLKMLVLDTLRMEFSGDEPPTEAKNALFLGITMMETGEGGPRMLAGTYDMTCGNHTLWRKNGESTSQWQKEKMVSLSPGPRDVLRCSIGNDLVLDHFGSSSPEKGLYTVDIETLQLKRVCASVHGSAYCNYPPSLSAPKVSSDVEEVLEQGVEALQAKGAVELPSSWRSS, from the exons ATGGCCGGCGGCGCGGCGGACGGGCGACAGATCCGCGTGGGTCCGGCCGTCCTCGAGCACCAGCCCGAGTCCCCTCCTCGTCCGCTGCCGCGGCCGCATGGCGCCCGGGAAGTTTCCTCGCCGCCGATCCCAGAAGAGCTCCTGCTGGACATCTTCCGCCGCATTCCCGACCCGGCCGACCTCGTCCTCACCTCCGCCGCCTGCGTCACATTCCATCGCCTCATCGCCGACCGCTCCTTCCTCCGGCAGTACCGCAAGATCCACGCCCCgcccctcctcggcttcctccagTACGGAGACAATGTCTTCCACCCCGCGGTCCCGCATCACCCCTCCGCGCCGGCAGCTCgggccgtcgccctcgccggcgaCTTCTCCTTCTCATTCGTCCCCGCCCCTGACCCCGCTCACCGCTGGGTCGTCCGGGACAGCCGAGACGGCCGCGTCCTTCTTGAAGCAAGCCCCCGGGAAGGTTATAGTGCCCGTGGAGTCGTCTTCACAGAGTTGGCGGTGTGCGACCCGTTGCACCGGCAGTATCTCCTCCTTCCCCCAATCCCCGGCGACCTAGCAGCTACCGTGGAAGACCCACTCATGCGAATACGGCCGCATTTCAGCGAGACTTTCCTCGCTCCGCAAGGCGACGGCAATGAGGTGTCAACTGCTGAAGAGACGTCATTCAGAGTGATCTGGATGGTCCAGTGCGAAGCTAAGGTCATAGGCTTTGTCTTCTCTTCCAGCACCAGGCAATGGCGAGCCATTCCATCCCAGAGTTGGGCCAATTTGTTAGCTGGCTTCGTGTCATCCACTGGGATGGCACTCTTCTACGGGCACCAATGTACGTGTGACTACTTTTACTGGCTGCCAAACTGTCAGTACGATTTGAAAATGTTGGTGCTCGACACCCTGAGGATGGAGTTCTCCGGTGATGAACCCCCAACTGAAGCCAAAAATGCGttatttcttggtataaccatgatGGAGACAGGAGAAGGCGGTCCTAGAATGCTTGCTGGTACCTATGACATGACTTGCGGCAATCATACCCTTTGGAGGAAAAATGGTGAGAGCACCAGCCAGTGGcagaaggagaagatggtctcactctCACCGGGCCCTCGGGATGTGCTGAGATGTTCAATTGGGAATGATTTGGTCCTGGATCACTTTGGAAGCTCGTCGCCTGAGAAAGGCTTATACACAGTGGACATCGAAACATTACAGCTTAAGAGAGTGTGTGCTTCAGTGCATGGCAGCGCATATTGCAACTACCCACCATCGTTGTCGGCACCGAAAGTAtcgagtg ATGTGGAGGAAGTGCTCGAACAAGGTGTGGAGGCCCTACAAGCTAAAGGGGCTGTAGAATTGCCATCAAGCTGGAGGTCAAGCTGA